A stretch of the Lolium perenne isolate Kyuss_39 chromosome 3, Kyuss_2.0, whole genome shotgun sequence genome encodes the following:
- the LOC127342164 gene encoding uncharacterized protein yields the protein MALPVAKLGTLLLRTLSKPIASRLKSQAAVHPKFRDFIISIAQMNHRITTRIQRRIYGHATNVEIRPLDEQKAVQAATDLIGEGFIFSVAVAALIFEVQRSARSEARKEEARKQELEELKQREDSLAKDLEDLKRKLDELERLARGRGLSGIFNFKGVSGSDGGKAATPA from the exons ATGGCGCTGCCGGTGGCGAAGCTGGGGACTCTGCTGCTGCGGACGCTGTCCAAGCCCATCGCCAGCCGCCTCAAGAGCCAGGCCGCCGTCCACCCCAAGTTCCGCGACTTCATCATCAGCATCGCCCAG ATGAACCATCGTATCACCACAAGGATACAAAGGCGCATTTACGGCCATGCAACAAATGTGGAGATCAGACCTTTAGATGAGCAGAAGGCAGTACAAGCTGCCACAGATCTCATCGGAGAAGGCTTCATCTTTTCG GTTGCTGTCGCTGCTTTGATTTTCGAGGTGCAAAGAAGCGCTAGGTCAGAGGCTAGAAAGGAGGAAGCTCGCAAACAGGAACTTGAG GAATTGAAACAAAGGGAAGATAGTTTAGCTAAAGATTTAGAAGATCTTAAACGGAAGCTGGATGAACTTGAGCGCCTCGCCAGAGGACGGGGCCTTTCTGGAATATTCAACTTCAAAGGTGTCAGTGGATCGGATGGCGGCAAGGCAGCAACACCTGCTTGA
- the LOC127339548 gene encoding LOB domain-containing protein 25-like, with the protein MTGGVGVGGGGACAVCKHQRRKCEPNCELAAYFPANRMNDFRALHLVFGVANLTKLIKANATEAARRRAAETLTWEARWRERDPSEGCYREVSCLRRENAVLRAENAALRRRADQCAGCCAGALQQQQQQQMLLVSAYNGARPPGSVLHGAGTTGVVPGGFYNGNAGAGVRGANGNGAMSVRPHASVPAAQTTMAGYSQGERYHAASNGANGAGAPRPGAAGQVESREKNSAR; encoded by the exons ATGACCGGCGGCGTGGgcgttggcggcggcggggcgTGCGCGGTGTGCAAGCACCAGCGGCGCAAGTGCGAGCCCAACTGCGAGCTTGCCGCTTACTTCCCGGCCAACAGGATGAACGACTTCCGCGCGCTGCACCTCGTCTTCGGGGTTGCCAACCTCACCAAGCTCATCAAGGCCAACGCCACCGAGGCggcccgccgccgcgccgccgagaCGCTGACGTGGGAGGCGCGGTGGCGGGAGCGCGACCCATCCGAGGGGTGCTACCGGGAGGTCTCCTGCCTCCGCCGCGAGAACGCCGTGCTCCGCGCCGAGAACGCCGCTCTCCGGCGCCGGGCCGACCAGTGTGCGGGCTGCTGCGCCGGCGCCCTgcaacagcagcaacaacaacaaatGCTGCTAGTCTCGGCTTACAACGGCGCACGGCCTCCCGGCAGCGTGCTGCACGGCGCTGGCACTACCGGTGTCGTGCCCGGCGGCTTCTACAACGGCAATGCCGGCGCTGGCGTCCGTGGCGCCAATGGCAACGGGGCGATGTCCGTGAGGCCTCACGCGTCGGTTCCGGCGGCGCAGACGACGATGGCCGGATATTCTCAGGGTGAACGCTACCACGCCGCGTCGAACGGAGCAAACGGCGCCGGCGCGCCGAGGCCGGGCGCAGCTGGTCAGGTGGAGTCCAGGGAGAAGAACAGCGCGAG GTGA